Proteins found in one Apostichopus japonicus isolate 1M-3 chromosome 16, ASM3797524v1, whole genome shotgun sequence genomic segment:
- the LOC139983626 gene encoding uncharacterized protein isoform X3 yields the protein MVKDSPSASSPPTLLTKVSTPPKLREADLENKEELVMMTEWLKCNMEPREKVLDFMRQTAVYRQQQIKDHSTNISDILKEYPRLLDRGMIEQDFSVLWPEHEDHLYEKWDLYYNGIIEYGKQVENWQGILGLEYVNLESLSIDKKKTLAFFLLPVILRGKGKGKKGLCSVKEAITSFVDIQPEVADILQISKTIDATKKPQPFVVCKETLLAPTQTFVILERRPVPQESLLKAIDFCFKAMYILDMAYQPSCCLVWQFIQNVIYEIKEAHVPSCIRDLRSFLALKSN from the exons ATGGTGAAAGATTCCCCCAGTGCATCAAGTCCACCTACTCTTTTGACTAAAGTGTCCACTCCACCAAAATTGAGAG AAGCTGATCTGGAGAACAAAGAGGAATTGGTGATGATGACTGAGTGGCTCAAATGTAACATGGAACCAAGAGAGAAAGTATTGGACTTCATGAGGCAAACTGCAGTTTACAGACAACAGCAGATCAAAGACCACTCAACTAACATTTCAGATATTCTGAAAGAGTATCCCAGGTTGTTAGACCGTGGAATG ATAGAACAAGATTTTTCAGTGCTTTGGCCTGAGCATGAGGATCACCTGTATGAAAAATGGGACTTGTACTACAATGGGATTATAGAATATGGCAAACAGGTTGAAAATTGGCAAGGCATTCTTGGTTTGGAGTACGTTAACCTAGAGAGTTTGTCTATTG ataagaagaaaacattggcattttttcttcttccagtcATCTTGAGAGGGAAAGGAAAGGGAAAGAAAGGATTGTGTTCAGTAAAAGAGGCAATCACCTCCTTCGTGGACATTCAACCA GAAGTGGCTGAtattctacaaatttcaaaGACTATTGATGCCACAAAGAAGCCGCAGCCATTTGTTGTATGCAAAGAAACTCTCTTGGCACCAACCCAAACATTCGTTATACTAGAACGGAGGCCAGTCCCTCAAGAATCACTACTGAAAGCTATCGATTTCTGTTTCAAAGCAATGTACATTTTGGACATGGCTTACCAACCTTCATGCTGTCTTGTGTGgcagttcattcaaaatgtgatttatgaaatcaaagaagcacATGTGCCAAGTTGCATAAGAGATCTTAGATCATTCTTGGCCTTGAAAAGTAATTAG
- the LOC139983626 gene encoding uncharacterized protein isoform X1: protein MKLSSEAWYCKGATGRPATGYLEEHLRYVCKKKIAMVKDSPSASSPPTLLTKVSTPPKLREADLENKEELVMMTEWLKCNMEPREKVLDFMRQTAVYRQQQIKDHSTNISDILKEYPRLLDRGMIEQDFSVLWPEHEDHLYEKWDLYYNGIIEYGKQVENWQGILGLEYVNLESLSIDKKKTLAFFLLPVILRGKGKGKKGLCSVKEAITSFVDIQPEVADILQISKTIDATKKPQPFVVCKETLLAPTQTFVILERRPVPQESLLKAIDFCFKAMYILDMAYQPSCCLVWQFIQNVIYEIKEAHVPSCIRDLRSFLALKSN, encoded by the exons ATGAAACTTTCATCG GAAGCATGGTATTGCAAAGGTGCCACAGGACGACCGGCGACAGGGTATCTAGAAGAGCACCTACGCTACGTATGTAAAAAGAAGATTGCCATGGTGAAAGATTCCCCCAGTGCATCAAGTCCACCTACTCTTTTGACTAAAGTGTCCACTCCACCAAAATTGAGAG AAGCTGATCTGGAGAACAAAGAGGAATTGGTGATGATGACTGAGTGGCTCAAATGTAACATGGAACCAAGAGAGAAAGTATTGGACTTCATGAGGCAAACTGCAGTTTACAGACAACAGCAGATCAAAGACCACTCAACTAACATTTCAGATATTCTGAAAGAGTATCCCAGGTTGTTAGACCGTGGAATG ATAGAACAAGATTTTTCAGTGCTTTGGCCTGAGCATGAGGATCACCTGTATGAAAAATGGGACTTGTACTACAATGGGATTATAGAATATGGCAAACAGGTTGAAAATTGGCAAGGCATTCTTGGTTTGGAGTACGTTAACCTAGAGAGTTTGTCTATTG ataagaagaaaacattggcattttttcttcttccagtcATCTTGAGAGGGAAAGGAAAGGGAAAGAAAGGATTGTGTTCAGTAAAAGAGGCAATCACCTCCTTCGTGGACATTCAACCA GAAGTGGCTGAtattctacaaatttcaaaGACTATTGATGCCACAAAGAAGCCGCAGCCATTTGTTGTATGCAAAGAAACTCTCTTGGCACCAACCCAAACATTCGTTATACTAGAACGGAGGCCAGTCCCTCAAGAATCACTACTGAAAGCTATCGATTTCTGTTTCAAAGCAATGTACATTTTGGACATGGCTTACCAACCTTCATGCTGTCTTGTGTGgcagttcattcaaaatgtgatttatgaaatcaaagaagcacATGTGCCAAGTTGCATAAGAGATCTTAGATCATTCTTGGCCTTGAAAAGTAATTAG
- the LOC139983626 gene encoding uncharacterized protein isoform X2 — MKLSSEAWYCKGATGRPATGYLEEHLRYVCKKKIAMVKDSPSASSPPTLLTKVSTPPKLREADLENKEELVMMTEWLKCNMEPREKVLDFMRQTAVYRQQQIKDHSTNISDILKEYPRLLDRGMIEQDFSVLWPEHEDHLYEKWDLYYNGIIEYGKQVENWQGILGLEYVNLESLSIVILRGKGKGKKGLCSVKEAITSFVDIQPEVADILQISKTIDATKKPQPFVVCKETLLAPTQTFVILERRPVPQESLLKAIDFCFKAMYILDMAYQPSCCLVWQFIQNVIYEIKEAHVPSCIRDLRSFLALKSN; from the exons ATGAAACTTTCATCG GAAGCATGGTATTGCAAAGGTGCCACAGGACGACCGGCGACAGGGTATCTAGAAGAGCACCTACGCTACGTATGTAAAAAGAAGATTGCCATGGTGAAAGATTCCCCCAGTGCATCAAGTCCACCTACTCTTTTGACTAAAGTGTCCACTCCACCAAAATTGAGAG AAGCTGATCTGGAGAACAAAGAGGAATTGGTGATGATGACTGAGTGGCTCAAATGTAACATGGAACCAAGAGAGAAAGTATTGGACTTCATGAGGCAAACTGCAGTTTACAGACAACAGCAGATCAAAGACCACTCAACTAACATTTCAGATATTCTGAAAGAGTATCCCAGGTTGTTAGACCGTGGAATG ATAGAACAAGATTTTTCAGTGCTTTGGCCTGAGCATGAGGATCACCTGTATGAAAAATGGGACTTGTACTACAATGGGATTATAGAATATGGCAAACAGGTTGAAAATTGGCAAGGCATTCTTGGTTTGGAGTACGTTAACCTAGAGAGTTTGTCTATTG tcATCTTGAGAGGGAAAGGAAAGGGAAAGAAAGGATTGTGTTCAGTAAAAGAGGCAATCACCTCCTTCGTGGACATTCAACCA GAAGTGGCTGAtattctacaaatttcaaaGACTATTGATGCCACAAAGAAGCCGCAGCCATTTGTTGTATGCAAAGAAACTCTCTTGGCACCAACCCAAACATTCGTTATACTAGAACGGAGGCCAGTCCCTCAAGAATCACTACTGAAAGCTATCGATTTCTGTTTCAAAGCAATGTACATTTTGGACATGGCTTACCAACCTTCATGCTGTCTTGTGTGgcagttcattcaaaatgtgatttatgaaatcaaagaagcacATGTGCCAAGTTGCATAAGAGATCTTAGATCATTCTTGGCCTTGAAAAGTAATTAG